A single Candidatus Thermoplasmatota archaeon DNA region contains:
- a CDS encoding pyridoxal phosphate-dependent aminotransferase: protein MKQHSLYLSWYTNQKNLVYDLRSSGITTCPINLQHLSFDLGVNYHHGNPETLKILSKRYHTNPRNIFLSSDGTSGQNTRIIRYLAEKYPKKNEAIIEYPMYEPLLRLLQEYYPTVHQIRRVPDENYRLDLDELEKKISKKTGLLVLTNPHAPSAAVFSKNEIRKIMTLAGSYNFYVLCDEIYAEFNRETFPTIFLHDKEHAIVTTSFTKAYGLGGLKLGIVLAHHTLVDELYQDALFSVGNSSNLVEYLTAELFTKYHQKLENLMKKYFSLKRVVEEWLIDQNMLFYPNRYGLTYWIKTSIPDTYTWVQTYAIPRMRLAVVPGSFFLFKKDYTLYATPMIRLGLGKINPESSELIKALQMLERAAHQK from the coding sequence ATGAAACAGCATAGTTTATATCTCTCGTGGTACACCAACCAAAAAAACCTTGTTTATGATCTTCGATCAAGTGGTATCACTACATGCCCAATCAACCTACAACATCTTTCTTTTGATTTGGGGGTCAATTATCATCATGGAAATCCTGAAACTCTTAAAATTTTATCAAAACGATATCATACAAATCCAAGAAATATTTTTTTAAGTAGTGACGGAACTTCAGGTCAAAATACACGTATCATCCGATATCTTGCTGAGAAATACCCAAAAAAAAATGAAGCGATTATCGAATATCCGATGTATGAGCCACTGTTACGACTTCTCCAAGAATACTATCCAACAGTTCATCAAATTCGACGTGTACCTGATGAAAATTATCGTCTTGATCTTGATGAGTTGGAAAAAAAGATATCAAAAAAGACAGGGTTACTGGTCTTGACCAATCCCCATGCACCAAGTGCTGCAGTTTTTTCAAAAAATGAAATCAGAAAAATTATGACCCTCGCAGGTTCATACAATTTTTATGTTCTCTGTGATGAGATCTATGCAGAGTTTAATCGTGAAACATTTCCTACGATTTTTCTACATGATAAGGAGCATGCGATAGTGACGACAAGTTTTACCAAGGCGTATGGACTTGGTGGTTTGAAGCTTGGCATCGTGCTTGCCCATCATACTCTTGTAGATGAATTGTATCAAGATGCGTTGTTTTCTGTTGGAAACAGTTCAAACCTTGTGGAGTATCTGACTGCAGAGCTTTTTACCAAATATCATCAAAAATTAGAAAATCTGATGAAAAAATATTTTTCTTTAAAAAGAGTGGTAGAGGAATGGCTCATCGATCAAAATATGTTGTTTTATCCAAACAGGTATGGTCTAACCTATTGGATAAAAACATCGATACCTGATACGTATACGTGGGTACAAACATATGCAATTCCACGAATGCGCCTTGCAGTGGTACCAGGTTCATTTTTTCTTTTTAAAAAAGACTATACATTGTATGCAACACCAATGATCCGACTAGGTCTTGGA